From the genome of candidate division WOR-3 bacterium, one region includes:
- a CDS encoding winged helix-turn-helix domain-containing protein, giving the protein MSDKIAIFTKVLKAVANEKRLRILKIMLDGKAREIGEISELVNLPYKTTARNLKILERAHFLKSTFNHGNSYYSLKTDRNLKYNTAILKLIAE; this is encoded by the coding sequence ATGTCAGATAAGATTGCAATTTTTACGAAGGTCTTGAAGGCGGTTGCCAATGAGAAGCGGTTGCGGATATTGAAAATAATGCTTGATGGTAAGGCGCGGGAGATTGGTGAGATATCCGAACTGGTAAATCTGCCTTATAAGACAACAGCCCGTAATTTAAAGATTCTCGAGCGGGCACATTTTTTGAAATCCACTTTCAATCATGGGAACTCCTATTATTCACTAAAAACTGACCGAAACCTGAAATACAATACCGCAATTCTGAAATTAATTGCGGAATAG
- a CDS encoding T9SS type A sorting domain-containing protein, with translation MPVFMILFLFFNYIYEDADSLLVINDSLVICGYHQYNLKVHIANNAKLKVREWNGIDSTGRIILQAPFIYLHGSMIDGSGKGYSGGTNTHPNGYGPGCGTAGVGGGGGGGGYGGMGGDGGDLDPGAGGISYGNAYDTIISMGSGGGAGRLSQVDGFGGNGGALIYLKGEKILIDTAQILSEGMRGYDGGYEAGGGGAGGGIKIQGDTLRIRYTAIRARGGDGGSAAGGGGGGGGGGRIKIFFAVLDTSQINLAVDGGLGGYGGYGFGEDGFPGTIHFGPIVMVKEKVCSDLPTKRHYLIANGRLTFFAMNKPDRIMVYNAMGKLVKYQKVIEDEFDMTDFAQGIYFLKFADECGLIKLVLIK, from the coding sequence ATGCCGGTATTTATGATTTTATTTTTATTTTTTAATTATATTTACGAGGATGCGGATAGTTTGCTGGTAATAAATGATAGTCTGGTCATTTGCGGCTATCATCAGTATAATTTGAAAGTTCACATTGCCAATAATGCCAAATTAAAAGTCCGGGAATGGAATGGTATTGATTCCACGGGCAGGATAATTCTACAGGCGCCATTTATTTATCTCCATGGATCAATGATTGATGGTTCAGGTAAGGGATATTCAGGGGGAACGAATACTCATCCGAATGGTTATGGTCCTGGATGCGGCACCGCGGGTGTGGGGGGTGGTGGAGGTGGTGGCGGCTATGGAGGAATGGGAGGAGACGGCGGCGATCTCGATCCTGGAGCAGGTGGAATTAGTTACGGTAATGCATATGATACAATAATCAGTATGGGTTCGGGCGGTGGAGCGGGCAGGCTCAGCCAGGTGGATGGTTTTGGGGGTAATGGTGGTGCCTTGATATATCTTAAAGGAGAGAAGATTTTAATCGACACCGCACAAATTCTATCCGAGGGGATGAGAGGGTATGACGGTGGCTATGAGGCAGGCGGTGGAGGTGCGGGTGGTGGTATTAAAATTCAGGGTGATACATTGAGAATTAGATACACCGCAATACGGGCGAGAGGAGGAGATGGAGGTAGTGCAGCAGGTGGGGGCGGCGGAGGCGGTGGTGGAGGTAGGATTAAGATTTTTTTTGCAGTTCTTGATACAAGTCAGATTAATCTTGCTGTAGATGGTGGGTTAGGGGGGTATGGTGGCTATGGCTTTGGAGAAGATGGCTTTCCAGGAACAATCCATTTTGGACCCATCGTCATGGTTAAAGAGAAGGTTTGCAGTGATTTACCAACAAAAAGACACTATTTGATTGCAAACGGCAGGTTGACCTTTTTTGCCATGAATAAGCCCGATCGGATAATGGTCTATAATGCGATGGGGAAATTAGTTAAATACCAAAAAGTAATTGAAGATGAATTTGATATGACCGATTTTGCCCAAGGCATTTATTTTCTTAAATTTGCGGATGAATGTGGTTTAATAAAATTAGTGCTGATAAAATAA
- a CDS encoding metallophosphoesterase has protein sequence MICFLLLIDFTPYYFIHYSDPQIGRNAYTVPHCSIAVSQIMAMTPVPSFIIITGDMGEDPTNQNVILNQWRICDSLFDLLAVPKYFTPGNHDIGYANDNYWTPAMLAFYRNFWGMDYYATIYDSSLFVSLNSTLLDTYSGHSCYPYSLEQDSFLRTILEGASNTYKHIFLFFHFPLYISSPTEANSQNNVDRPRRDTLLKYLRDYNITAVFTGHLHYDLLNFYGPSLLMTALPTCETNINSCGYRVVKVYENGIETFVVYLNSPISTVSMNKIVQAEVQSDTLYVNIPFPFSCFVDTMNYPQWQGAIKRWIFRTGDTLYLPSGSYTFSDTGHYQILCQVYKSPHYAAIYRFRVYVRSSVGCGEITPRGEVSAVEFCNTMGTKIVIFNKGSTQNFRISVYSVAGQRFVIYNGRLGRGKNQLEFPAFLSPGVYFIRIQTRDGDKFYKFIYPGEECRAGF, from the coding sequence ATGATTTGTTTTTTGCTGTTGATTGATTTTACACCTTACTATTTTATCCACTATTCTGACCCGCAGATTGGCAGAAATGCTTATACTGTCCCGCATTGTTCAATTGCGGTTAGTCAAATTATGGCGATGACGCCAGTGCCTTCTTTTATCATTATTACGGGCGATATGGGTGAAGACCCGACCAATCAGAATGTTATCTTAAACCAGTGGCGGATATGCGATAGCCTTTTTGACCTTTTAGCGGTACCAAAGTATTTTACACCGGGCAACCACGATATTGGATATGCCAATGATAATTATTGGACACCAGCAATGCTTGCTTTTTATCGTAATTTTTGGGGTATGGATTACTATGCTACGATTTATGATTCATCCCTCTTTGTCTCCTTGAATTCAACCCTTCTTGATACCTATTCAGGCCATTCCTGTTATCCTTATTCACTTGAACAGGATAGTTTTCTGAGAACGATACTTGAAGGGGCGAGCAATACTTATAAACACATTTTCTTGTTTTTTCATTTTCCACTTTATATATCTTCACCGACTGAGGCAAACAGCCAAAACAATGTTGATAGACCAAGGCGCGATACTTTGCTGAAATATCTGAGAGATTATAATATAACTGCAGTCTTCACGGGCCATTTGCATTATGACCTGCTGAATTTTTATGGACCATCTTTGCTTATGACGGCACTTCCAACCTGTGAGACGAATATAAATTCTTGTGGCTATCGGGTTGTGAAGGTTTATGAAAATGGAATTGAGACCTTTGTTGTCTATCTCAATTCACCAATTAGTACCGTTTCAATGAACAAAATTGTCCAGGCAGAGGTCCAGTCTGATACACTTTACGTAAACATACCTTTTCCATTCAGTTGTTTTGTGGACACGATGAACTATCCCCAGTGGCAGGGTGCAATAAAGCGTTGGATTTTCCGCACCGGCGATACTTTATATTTACCTTCAGGAAGTTATACATTTTCGGATACGGGTCATTACCAGATCCTATGTCAGGTTTATAAATCACCCCATTATGCTGCGATATATCGGTTCAGGGTTTATGTAAGAAGTTCGGTTGGTTGCGGAGAAATTACGCCTCGAGGAGAAGTATCGGCGGTTGAGTTTTGTAATACGATGGGAACAAAAATTGTAATTTTTAATAAAGGCTCCACCCAGAACTTCCGGATATCGGTTTATTCGGTTGCGGGTCAGAGATTTGTTATTTATAATGGTAGGCTCGGCAGGGGCAAGAATCAGTTAGAGTTTCCAGCTTTCCTAAGTCCAGGGGTTTATTTTATTCGCATTCAAACCCGCGATGGAGATAAGTTTTATAAGTTTATTTATCCCGGCGAAGAATGTAGGGCAGGGTTTTAG